A genomic stretch from Chloroflexi bacterium ADurb.Bin180 includes:
- a CDS encoding Transposase, with amino-acid sequence MERTRMLGMREAVAGGTEGGRSPTEVPPATDAASALRGGGPGNGRPIPDPAVPEKPVRRRFTAEYKLRILREAEGCSEPGQLGALLRREGLYSSHLSTWRQQRDEGTLAGLTPKRRGRKASPETPLRAENARLQRENQRLLAKLRQAETIIEVQKKLSEILGIPLPPQNNGSEP; translated from the coding sequence TGGAGAGAACAAGGATGTTGGGAATGAGAGAGGCGGTGGCAGGCGGAACCGAGGGAGGGCGTAGCCCGACTGAGGTTCCGCCTGCCACCGACGCCGCCTCGGCCCTGCGGGGTGGCGGTCCTGGCAACGGAAGGCCGATCCCTGACCCGGCCGTGCCGGAGAAGCCCGTGCGACGACGCTTCACCGCCGAGTACAAGCTGCGTATCCTCCGCGAGGCCGAGGGCTGTAGCGAGCCCGGCCAGCTCGGGGCACTGCTGCGCCGCGAAGGCTTGTACTCCTCGCACCTGAGCACTTGGCGACAGCAACGCGACGAAGGGACCCTGGCCGGCCTGACGCCCAAACGCCGCGGGCGAAAGGCTTCGCCCGAGACGCCCTTGCGCGCCGAAAACGCCCGGCTCCAACGAGAGAACCAGCGGCTCTTGGCCAAGCTCCGCCAGGCCGAGACGATCATCGAGGTCCAAAAAAAACTCTCCGAGATCCTGGGGATTCCCCTGCCGCCGCAGAACAACGGGAGCGAGCCATGA
- a CDS encoding Integrase core domain protein, which produces MKAIEGLSGQVGTAAACRSLGVPRATLYRQRQPRPQTTVATPRPQPPRALSAQERQQVRDVLHSEPFADKAPAEVYATLLDQGQYLCSIRTMYRILDEQQEVRERRNQLQHPTYHKPQLRATAPNQVWSWDITKLLGPAKWKYFHLYVILDIFSRYVVGWMLAQRESDDLAERLIRETVVKERVVRDQLTIHSDRGPAMRSQTVAQLLATLGITKSHSRPHVSNDNPFSESQFKTLKYRPEFPERFVSYEHALEFCGKFFHWQNHEHHHWGLGLLTPAMVHHGRAPTVLAARQAVLTAAHAAHPERFVRQPPRPLALPSEVCINPPGDAPNPRALQLPRDTNFVPQLSQTP; this is translated from the coding sequence ATGAAGGCCATCGAGGGACTTTCGGGCCAGGTAGGCACGGCGGCGGCCTGTCGCAGCCTGGGCGTGCCGCGAGCCACGCTCTACCGGCAACGTCAACCCAGGCCCCAGACGACTGTCGCCACACCGCGGCCCCAACCGCCACGTGCCCTGTCGGCGCAAGAGCGGCAACAAGTCCGCGACGTCCTCCACAGCGAACCGTTTGCCGACAAGGCCCCGGCCGAGGTCTATGCCACGCTGCTGGACCAGGGGCAGTACCTCTGCTCGATCCGCACCATGTACCGCATCCTCGACGAACAACAGGAGGTCCGCGAGCGGCGCAATCAACTGCAACACCCGACCTACCACAAGCCGCAATTGCGGGCCACGGCGCCCAATCAGGTCTGGTCCTGGGATATCACCAAGCTGCTGGGACCGGCGAAGTGGAAGTACTTCCACCTCTACGTGATTCTCGACATCTTCAGTCGCTACGTAGTGGGCTGGATGCTGGCGCAGCGCGAAAGCGACGACCTGGCCGAGCGGCTGATTCGTGAGACGGTGGTCAAGGAACGGGTGGTTCGCGACCAACTAACGATCCACAGCGATCGCGGGCCAGCGATGCGTTCGCAGACCGTAGCCCAACTGCTGGCCACGCTGGGGATCACCAAGTCCCACAGCCGGCCGCACGTCTCCAACGACAACCCCTTCTCGGAGAGCCAGTTCAAGACCTTGAAGTACCGGCCAGAATTCCCGGAGCGCTTCGTGAGCTACGAGCACGCCCTGGAATTCTGCGGGAAGTTCTTTCATTGGCAGAACCACGAGCATCATCACTGGGGATTGGGTCTGCTCACGCCAGCCATGGTCCATCACGGTCGAGCGCCGACGGTGTTGGCGGCTCGCCAAGCAGTACTCACCGCGGCTCACGCCGCGCACCCGGAACGCTTCGTACGACAACCACCGCGGCCGCTAGCGCTGCCGTCCGAAGTCTGCATCAACCCACCAGGTGATGCCCCGAACCCCCGCGCGCTACAACTACCGCGCGACACTAATTTCGTACCGCAGTTGTCTCAAACCCCTTGA